One Thermoanaerobacter uzonensis DSM 18761 genomic window, GAACTCCCTTTTCATTAACTATTTTGTTTTGGTCAACCACAGTTTCAAAAATTTCTATCAAATTCTTACCCGAAGTATACACAAAAGTAACTCCATTATTTTCATTAACATTCACTAATACATTTAAAAGTTTAAAGCCTTGTGGTAAATACACAGGCATTACAGGATTTATGCCACAATATTTATAAACCTCTTTTGCATCTATTTCTATTACTGTAGAATTTAAAAGATTCCCCGCTAACGTCATTACGCTATCCTTAGTAAATAACTTGTCATTTATCTCAGGATTATATTTAAAATCCTTATAAATAATTTTTGAAAAAATTTCATTATTGATATCAAAAATTGTCAATTCTTTAGGTGCCAAATCCTCTTTAGAAAAAGCCATTTGTTCTTTGTACATGAAAATATTTTTATCCAAAATGGGAACTGTTATTAAATAAAATTTATCCATCTCTCTTTTTTCTACTTCTCCAGCTGAATTAATATAGTTTTTTATAAAAGAAGTAATCATCGAATACAAAGGAATCTCTTCTGTATTTTCTGCTACAAAAACTTGATTCACCTTTGCAAAATACACATAACTTCTTTTGCCGTCATATACAATAATTTTATCCGGACTCCCACTTTCTTTTAAAACTTCTAATCGAAATTTACCTTTTTTGTAAAATTGCACAACTGCAAATTTGTTATCTATCTTGTTGTTATAAA contains:
- a CDS encoding LolA family protein translates to MKKSFFVIVFVLIFLLSGCGVKTKKVKDPFISIKEQLDKLESYTVTAIVELYNNKIDNKFAVVQFYKKGKFRLEVLKESGSPDKIIVYDGKRSYVYFAKVNQVFVAENTEEIPLYSMITSFIKNYINSAGEVEKREMDKFYLITVPILDKNIFMYKEQMAFSKEDLAPKELTIFDINNEIFSKIIYKDFKYNPEINDKLFTKDSVMTLAGNLLNSTVIEIDAKEVYKYCGINPVMPVYLPQGFKLLNVLVNVNENNGVTFVYTSGKNLIEIFETVVDQNKIVNEKGVLLSEGVYYKEKDNGEKEYTTMVNGMQVKITVTGDLNEEEILKVIKSLR